In bacterium, the genomic stretch CACGGGCCTATTATTCCATAAGATGTACCTGTAACCCATCCCGGATCTGCAGTACACCAATAGATATCGTCATCCTGAAGATCAAGAACCCATTTGGTTGTAAGGTATTGAGAAATAAGGGAGTAATGAACATGCTTCACTCCTTTGGGCTGTCCTGTTGTACCTGAAGTATAGTGAAGAACAGACGGGGATTCAGCCTTTGTCGGAAATATTTTAAAATCTTCCACAGGTTCCGCGCTATCAAGGGAAAAAGCCGTTTCTTTTTCTTTAAGAGGTTTTTTGCCGTCGTGGTCAACAATAATTATATGTTCCAGATACGGAGATTTTTCTAAAATCCTTCTGACTTTGCTTACATGTTTTCTCTGTGTCAGAATGACTTTTGTTTTTGCATTATCAATTCTCACATGCAGAGAATCGTCCCCGAATGCAGAAAAAAGCGGCTGCGCAATTGCCCCTATTTTCAGTATACCGAGAAACCCTATGTATAATTCAGGGATTTTATCCATAAATAAGCATACTCTGTCTTCATTCTTCACACCGAGGCTTTGTAAATAAGCAGCAATTGTATTTGATGCAATTCTTACATCATTAAACGTATATCTTTTTTCAGCTCCGCTTAAGCCTTCCCAAATTAATGCCGTTTTATCTGCTTTTCCCATATCACAGATTCTGTCAGAACAGTACCACCCTATATTAATCACTTCCCCATCTTTGTAGCCAAGTTCTTTTTCAGCAACGGCCCAGTCAAAATCTTTTACTCTATCATCGTAATTCCCGATATTTGACATTTGCCCTCCTCTAATTATTTATAATTAAATTCCCTTTCCTCACCATCACAACAATTTTTTCTTCAGTTCTTTTATCATCTCTTCTGTCATCTTTGCAAGATCATACTCCGGAGTCCAGTTCCATTCTTCTCTTGCTGCACTATCATCCATGGAATTCGGCCATGAATCTGCAATAGACTGTCTGACAGGATCAACATCATAAGAGATTTTAAAATCAGGTATTACTTTTTTAATCTCTGCATAAATGTGTTCAGGAGCAAAGCTCATTGCTGTAACATTAAAAGCATTCCTGTGCTTCAGACGGTCAGGATCAGCCTCCATTACATCAATAGCAGCTTTCAGAGCATCAGGCATGTACATCATGTCCATGTATGTACCTTCTTTGATAAAAGATGTATACCTGCTGTTTTTAACAGCTTCATAATAAATTTCTACGGCATAATCTGTTGTACCGCCTCCTGGAAGAGTTTTATAGGATATAATTCCCGGATAACGCACGCCTCTTGTATCAACTCCGAACCTTTTATAATAATAATCGCACAAAAGCTCCCCTGACACTTTGGTTACACCATACATTGTGTTCGGCCTCTGAATTGTATCCTGAGGCGTATTATCCTGTGGTGTTGCCGGGCCGAAAGCTCCTATTGAGCTGGGAGTAAAAACAGCGCAGCCTGTTTCACGTGCAGTTTCAAGAACGTAAAACAGGCCGTCAATATTAACTTTCCATGCTGCCTGAGGTTTTGCCTCTGCAACTGCTGAAAGAAGCGCAGCAAGATGGTAAATTGTATCCGGTTTGAATTTGCTTACTACATCATTAATGCTCTTTGGGTCTGTGCAATCCATTTTTTCAAAAGGGCCCGATTCCAGCACCTCTCCATTCGGGACACGGATGTCTGTTGCAAGTACATTACCGCTGCCGTACCGCTCTCTTAATGCCATTGTAAGTTCAGAACCAATCTGGCCGATTGCTCCGGTAATAAGGATTTTCTTCATTAAATTCTCCAATAATATTTATACTGTTTGCTCAAGTATTACAACCGCAGTTGCATATTCAAGGCAATGTGAAATAGAAATATGTATTTGATCCCCCTTAATTTCTCTTAATTTCTGCATCGCTATATTTTTTACATTTATGTACGGTTTACCGAGATCATCATTAAGTATTTCAATATCAGTCCATTTGATTCCATCCCGCAGGCCTGTGCCAATAGCTTTAAGATATGCCTCTTTTGCTGCAAACCTTCCTGCAAACTTGACTGCCTGAACACGCCTGTTTGCGCCCTTAAGGCAGTATTCTGTTTCAGAAGGAGTAAAAAGCATCTTTCTCAAACGATCTTCAAACCGCGAAAGAGCATCTTTCATTCTGCCTATCTCAATAATATCAATTCCTGTGCCTACAATCATATTATCAGATCGCTTCCCGGATACAGCCATAACAGATATGGACTCAAATTAAAAAGATAAAAATTTATGAAAAGCATACGATGTTAAAATCCTGTTTAGAATAATACATTTTTCAAACAAATTCTATAATTTGCCCTGAAAAATAAACTCCCGTTAGGACTTACATTTTATTAAAATTTTAAATCAAATTCAAGTGAAAAATCTTTTATTACCGAAAAACGGGACGGCCATCTTATATCTCTTTTAGAATTAAAAATATTTGAAATAACATATTGGAATAAATCGGAATTTAAATATGGGACAGAAAAGTATAAACCGGAATAAAATAAGACAAACACATAGAATATTTTATCCCGGTTATATTAAAATCACACTAGAAACTATACTTCAGTTTAAAATAGGCCATATCGTTTTTATCAAACCTTCCGAACATGCCCTTGTCCCCTGTAAAAATATTGGCGCCGAGGAGCAGCTCAAACCCGTCTGCAAGGTCGTATGTGATTTTTGGGCGGATAAGTGCATCCGAATTGTTCAGGCCGATGTATGAAAAGAGCTCCGCACGCAGAGTCTCCCTCAGAAAATCTTTGCTTAAAAGTATGGTTGCCATGTTTTCGTACTGGTCGTTTACAATGCTGTCATCATAATCCAGTATAACTTTCTGTATAAACTGGCCGCTTACCTTAACGCCCCATAATGTATAATCAAGGCCGATTAAATATTGCACATAATTTTTTTCAGTAACCCCTTCTGCGGCACCAGGATCAGCAGAGCTGAAATACTTGCCATTGTAATATGCAGACTCTCCTCTTAAGACCACGCCTTTAATAGTTGTACTGAAACTTCCTCCTGCAAGGCCGAGCCTGTGATATTTCGGCATTACTGTCAGATCGGGCTCCTGTGTTGCAGGATCAACTGAGCGGACCATGTGCATTGCAGGATCATCATCCCACATGTAGCCTGCCATAATCTCAAAATCTATTGCTGATGTTAATCCTGAAAATTTGGCAAATACTTCGCTGTTTGACAGCTTATTTTCAACCTGCGACTCAGAATAATCCAACACAGCATTAGGAGGTAACTGAGGAGCCGGATACCAGATAGAATTCTGATCAGGCATTCTTGTGGGAGTAAATACAGGCACATAAACAAACTCAAAAGTATTGTTTCCGATATAGTAATCTGCCTTGACAGATGTGATTCCCATACGTATCTCGTCAAAATCACGAAGCAGGAACTCGCTTAAATCTTTTGGAGAGACCACATCTGTAATAAACACTCCGTCCGCCTTGCCCCATATAATCTGCTGTTTTCCAATGCGAAGATCAAATGTATCAAAATAGAGATCAAGATAAGCCTGACGAAGACCATACTCTGTTTCCCGGTTCTGATAATGATACACATAGGGATTAACCTTAAAACCCACTTTGTTTTTTGTCTCTTCAAAATTAAGATTAAACGTATTCTGAATTATTGCATAATTATAATCTCCTGTTAAAAGCACGCCTGTGTAGTTTCTAACATATCCGGAGATATTTGCAGACTGCCCGTAAACCGCTGAAACCGAAACAAGCATTAAAAATAACAGGATGTATGATTTGCATATCTTTTTCATTAAAGGCCTCTCCTCATCATTCTCTCTGTAAATTGCCTGTCAGAAATTGATGTGTCAAGCTTAAGGTTCGTCAACTCCATTACGGTCTTATGATTCTTCTGCACATTGTGCATCTCGGAGTTTGTAATCAGCCAGTATCCCTTTATTTTTTCATACTTTTTAATTGTAAGAGTTTTAAGCAGATCCCCGTCTTCATCATAGAACTCTTTTTTAAGCCCGATCCATTTATCTTTTATGATCCATGTTACAGTACGGGAATACATATAATCTTCTCCTTTGGGAATACTTTCAACAACATAGCACTGCTCTCCGTTAAATTCTTCTTCCCTGAGAAGTTTATGAGTATCTTCCGAAGGCTGCCTGTCGCCGAGATCATCGTATGTGAAATCCGAACCCATAAAGTAATCGCTTTTACTGTCGCTTGAAATTCTTTTTACCTTTTTAAGAGCAGGCAGATATATCCACTGATCGTCATCTTTGCCTTCCTGATCGTAACTCCAGTTCATAAAAGATGTATTACGAACATCTGCAGGAGAGATAAAGAACATGATCTTCTTTTCAACCTTGCCGTAGTCTTTTACATACTGTTTGATCTCCCGGACTCTTGTGTCGCCTCTGGAATTTATCAGTGTCATTGTAAGATCACCTGTCTGATCCTTTGGCGAGGGCCTGTTGTAAACATTTTCAATAATTTTAAGGCCTGTAATTTTCTGCTGAGCATTTAAAACACCGGCTATTACAGATAAAAATATAATTAATGCGGTTTTAATCTTGTTTGAATACATAATTCACCTCTTTCTGATTATCCTTACTGTTTTCTGTTTTTAAAATAGATATCTGACATGTAAAGCAGCAGGAACATGATTGTCAAGGTTCCCACAAAACTTGTAAACATATTCATTGATACAAGAGCACCCAGAGCCCTGTTTGGAGGGAATACCGAAAAAACAAGCACGAGAAACCCTGCAATCACAACAACTGCATTAAAAAGAATCGCTCTGCCGGAATGGGCCATTGCATGCTCGCTCGCAAGAACCTTATTGTCTGTCTCCGAAGCTGCAATTTTGTACCTCT encodes the following:
- the acpS gene encoding holo-ACP synthase, giving the protein MIVGTGIDIIEIGRMKDALSRFEDRLRKMLFTPSETEYCLKGANRRVQAVKFAGRFAAKEAYLKAIGTGLRDGIKWTDIEILNDDLGKPYINVKNIAMQKLREIKGDQIHISISHCLEYATAVVILEQTV
- a CDS encoding L-threonine 3-dehydrogenase, encoding MKKILITGAIGQIGSELTMALRERYGSGNVLATDIRVPNGEVLESGPFEKMDCTDPKSINDVVSKFKPDTIYHLAALLSAVAEAKPQAAWKVNIDGLFYVLETARETGCAVFTPSSIGAFGPATPQDNTPQDTIQRPNTMYGVTKVSGELLCDYYYKRFGVDTRGVRYPGIISYKTLPGGGTTDYAVEIYYEAVKNSRYTSFIKEGTYMDMMYMPDALKAAIDVMEADPDRLKHRNAFNVTAMSFAPEHIYAEIKKVIPDFKISYDVDPVRQSIADSWPNSMDDSAAREEWNWTPEYDLAKMTEEMIKELKKKLL
- a CDS encoding MMPL family transporter, translated to VISFGVMGLFNIPLSTTTALLSSIAIGIGIDYAVHFIERYKIAASETDNKVLASEHAMAHSGRAILFNAVVVIAGFLVLVFSVFPPNRALGALVSMNMFTSFVGTLTIMFLLLYMSDIYFKNRKQ
- a CDS encoding outer membrane lipoprotein-sorting protein; amino-acid sequence: MYSNKIKTALIIFLSVIAGVLNAQQKITGLKIIENVYNRPSPKDQTGDLTMTLINSRGDTRVREIKQYVKDYGKVEKKIMFFISPADVRNTSFMNWSYDQEGKDDDQWIYLPALKKVKRISSDSKSDYFMGSDFTYDDLGDRQPSEDTHKLLREEEFNGEQCYVVESIPKGEDYMYSRTVTWIIKDKWIGLKKEFYDEDGDLLKTLTIKKYEKIKGYWLITNSEMHNVQKNHKTVMELTNLKLDTSISDRQFTERMMRRGL